The following coding sequences are from one Humulus lupulus chromosome X, drHumLupu1.1, whole genome shotgun sequence window:
- the LOC133803156 gene encoding probable nucleoredoxin 1-2 produces MWKYESEWRFNRHTHYDFPSLLASNSESRDFLLRNDGTKVKLSSLNERKFVGLLFSASCNFYENIYMLVQLYKQKQGEFELVYVSSDENQDSFNAIFSKMTWLAIPFSDSTIWIRSRLNEFFHIYWPNTLVIFHDNGKFVTDEGVKLLEDYGLEAYPFTDERIDSLHEYIFQYHLSYYLVSESRDYFISNDGHQVPFSELEGKIVGLYLCDISNRQCLETTIDVLKDFYGKLKEKGVDDFEIVFIPTNIDDDDQEGFTKAFQNMPWLALPFTDKTCNQKILAYYQYPFSPVLLVIFGVDGKIMDEVYADVERLGIQAYPFARENLNRQIENSISEESQDFESLLASFDNEFVIRNDRNNE; encoded by the exons ATGTGGAAGTATGAAAGTGAGTGGAGGTTTAATAGGCATACCCATTACGACTTCCCCTCTCTCTTAGCCTCCAACTCCGAGTCCAGGGACTTTCTTCTCCGCAACGATGGCACCAAG GTTAAACTGAGTAGCTTGAACGAAAGAAAGTTTGTGGGTTTGTTATTTTCTGCGTCATGTAACTTTTATGAGAACATATATATGTTGGTACAACTCTACAAACAAAAGCAAGGCGAATTCGAGCTGGTTTACGTTTCCTCCGACGAAAACCAAGACTCCTTCAATGCCATCTTTTCGAAGATGACATGGTTGGCCATTCCCTTTTCTGATTCCACCATTTGGATTCGCAGTCGCTTGAACGAGTTCTTCCACATTTATTGGCCCAACACTCTTGTCATTTTCCACGACAATGGAAAGTTCGTAACCGACGAAGGAGTAAAATTACTCGAAGATTACGGACTCGAAGCGTACCCATTCACAGATGAAAGAATAGATTCTTTGCATGAATACATTTTTCAGTACCATTTGAGTTATTATCTAGTCTCCGAATCTCGTGATTACTTTATTTCCAATGACGGCCATCAG GTTCCTTTCTCTGAGCTTGAGGGAAAAATAGTTGGCTTGTATTTATGTGATATTTCTAATCGCCAATGCCTTGAAACCACCATCGACGTACTTAAGGATTTTTATGGCAAACTCAAGGAGAAAGGTGTAGACGACTTTGAAATTGTTTTCATTCCTACCAACATTGACGATGATGACCAAGAGGGATTCACAAAAGCTTTTCAAAACATGCCATGGTTGGCATTGCCATTCACTGATAAAACTTGTAACCAGAAAATTTTGGCCTATTATCAATACCCCTTCTCTCCAGTACTTCTAGTCATATTTGGGGTTGATGGAAAGATAATGGACGAAGTTTACGCAGATGTTGAACGGCTTGGCATCCAAGCTTACCCTTTTGCACGAGAAAATCTCAATCGTCAGATTGAAAACAGTATAAGTGAAGAATCCCAAGATTTCGAGTCTCTTTTAGCCTCTTTTGACAACGAATTTGTCATCAGAAATGATAGAAATAATGAATAA